The DNA segment AATACAGCATAATGATTGAACAATGCCAATAATACGTCTCGTAATCCTTATAGACGTGTTTTTGGATTAACCACATAGTGTGTTTATGGTAAGACTTTGTCATAAACTTCCGTGTGTagttttgtgtttgtattttttttaagcaaagcAAAGTAAACCGCTAAACGTTACATTGGAATACTTCGTGTTACAATTCTCAATACCACATGtcgaagaggaagaggagtaggaagaagcagatcttatttAATCATACCCCCTCTTCTTAATCCTGTATTGAACATGCACTATTTACATTATTCTGCCATATAATAaaagcagggctgcacggcggtcaagtggttagcgcgcagctaggagaccagggttcaattccaccctctgccatctctgtgtggagtttgcatgttctccctgtgcatgcgtgggttttctccgggtactcggagaatcgaacccaggtcttcccaaacTCCTAACTGTGTGCCCGACATGCTAatcactcctccaccgtgcaccATAcatatattcagtatatttgtataaacatcctctctctctcctcctgcaGGGACAATGCTTGGTTGTACATCAGTGCCACCTTCACAGTGCTGTGGATTGTAGTCTGGCTGTACAGAGACAGCCTGGAGATCGAAGACTTTGCTGACAAATATGTCTTTGTGACCGGCTGCGACTCGGGCTTCGGTAACCTGCTGTGTAGGAAGCTGGACCAAAAAGGTTTCTGCGTGCTGGCCGGTTGCCTCACAGAAAAGGGAGCTGATGATCTGAAAAGGATGACAGGACCGTACTTGAAGACTGTCCTGCTGGATGTGACCAGTCAGGAGAGCATTCAGAAAGCCATGGAGTGGACCAAGAAGGAGGTCGGCGATAAAGGTGAGTGATTATTTAGAGACCCATTTGCATGGCCACTTTAATTGCCCCAAAAATTGGCATCTGCCAATTATGCTTATTCAGTCAGTACTCCTATTATGAaactaattattataaatacacaTGAATTTTGAAGTTGAATTGCtgttctgtattaaatataattcacagacctccaccaaggcctaTCAATCCTTACTTGCATCCACACGGGACATTTTGTGAAGCCATACTGTTGCTATTTTCATTAAGCCTCTTTACAAAAGGTTCCATTTCACAAATCTTGAATATGAAATACACGCATATGAAATCTCCCAAATGTACAGTTGATTAGAACAATCTACATTTTGTCCTTTTCACCAGGACTCTGGGGTATCGTGAACAATGCCGGCCGCTCGTTACCCATGGGTCCCACTGAATGGATGAAAGTGGAGGACTTCCACGGTACGCTCAAGGTCAACATGCATGGCGTAATCGCTATGACGTTGACCTTCCTGCCCTTGGTCAAGAAGGCCCGTGGGCGTGTCGTGAACGTGGCGTCGGTCCTGGGCAGGGTGGCGGCTAACGGTGGTGGTTACTGTATCTCCAAGTTTGCCGTGGAGTCTTTTTCCGACTGCCtcaggtgagggggggggggggggggggggtctccgtGTGTGTGACTGGGGATTAAGGCTCTTTGAAAGGATCTCAGGCCTCAGAACAATAGTTCCTTGTTGTTTCAAATGCAATATTGGGACTGTTGGCACTCTACTCTACTTTatgcgggttcaattccaccctcggccatctctgtgtggagtttgcatgttctccccgtgcatgcgtgggttttctccgggtactccggtttcctcccacattccaaaaacatgctaggttaattggtgactccaaattgtccataggtatgaatgtgagtgtgaatggttgtttgtctatatgtgccctgtgattggctggtgaccagtccagggtgtaccccacctctcgcccgtgaggaaaaagtggtagaaaattaatgaatgaaaattattgttagtattatttttatctttcCACAGGAGAGACATCAACTACTTTGGCGTGAAGGTGTGCATCATCGAACCGGGCTTTTTCAAGACCGCCGTGACTAGTCTGGAGCCTAACGAGAGGGAACTGCATCGCTTGTGGAATCAGCTCAGCCCAGAAGTCCAAGCCAGTTATGGAGACAAGTACCTTGATAAGTGTAAGTGTACcaaatgaagtgtccagtgtatgtttgtgtacttGAAGCTAAACACTGACAGAAACAGACCAGTAGATGGCAGTAGCAGCCCAATACAACCTACTTGAGCTTAGAGAAGGTAACAGCAGTACATTCTAACTAAACCCCTCAGCTATACAATACTAGTGATACAATTTAATTCATGTGTCATGCAACAATGACATTTTAAGGTCACCTGTTGCAGACATCAAAATCCAACGATTCATCATGAACGCCATCTGCGATGCCGACCTCACCAAGGTGACCAACTGTATGGAGCACGCCCTGACCTCCATGTACCCACGCACCCGCTACAGTGCCGGCTGGGACGCCAAGCTCATCTGGATCCCGCTCTCGTACATGCCGTCATGCGTGGTCGACATTGGGCTCAGGCTGGTTCTGCCCCGGCCTTCTAAGAGTGTGTGACTTACTCCCCACAATGGGGGGTGATGCTGTGAGATGATGATTAGTTGAAGGTACTTATATTAATTACTGATGTATTTATAAGTTGCAGTATCTCTGTTGTAAAATGTACAGTCCTGATCAAATTattttcttgatttatttagcAAAAAAGGTGCTATTGAATTTTCAATTTGACACTGTTGTGCCTTTTTTTTGCCACTGTATTTATGCTTCTCAATCTTGAGCAATGgtcaaaaacaccaaaataaagACCTTTTTTCAATAAACCAGCAgtgttaaatacatttataccaTGAAGGGTGAAGCATGTCATTGTATGTTGAGGTGAGTTCTGCTCGTGGACAATGGTCACAAGTGATACGATGGGACAAGTCATAATAAACATCATAATGgggtcccattataatgtgtttatgtgcaAGAACAAAATCTATTTGTGCATGGTGGTCCAAATGAATTTTCAGGAAACACTGCCAACTGACTCCAACTTAAGTTTGAGGACATTGAGGTTATAAAGTGGCTGTAGCAACCTAATATTACGATTATGTTACATATTAAACACTTTAAATGCACTGTGTAATCTCACATTGGTAACAGAATCTGTTCTCTTTATACTATCTGTTTTATTGATTGAAATGAAGCTGTCGTATCATGTTGTGTAAAAGGTTTCTGAGTGCTAAATTACACCATTTGATAACACTGTAATAAATAATGCAATCAGTCATGCATAGTTTCACTCTTGCACAGGTGTTATATTTATTCTTGATGAGAATATTAATCATGGCACACATAATCTATCACTGGTTTGAATTGAGTTGAGTGGAGGCAAACTGTCAGTGTCTTTGACAAATTTGTACTTCTGCATTATTGATGCTGTGTAGCGTTGACCTCTTGTGACTCCCTTCTCAAGTTCCagtcagaaaaagaaaaagagggcagattttttttgtcaccagATACTCCACAGGAGACAAGAAGGTTTGTTGGACactttggattttattttatttttgtaatttttttttttttttttttttagcaaagatAGTATGTGTTGTTTGTCTGTCTAAATGTATGCCATTTGGGTtggagattaaaaaataaaaaaatatatatttattatgacgTCTGAATTTGTCAGTGCGTTGGCTGTTTTCCTAGCCTCCGATAGATGGCACTGTTCACCAATCAAACAAATACCCGAAATGGAACTAACCCTAAAATCACGACTTGTGCCATATTAAGGCGACATTGAGAAGCAAAATAATGTACGAAGTAATTAATACACCGTCgtacaaaatacatttattcagGCTGATATATTACCTGAGTTTAACATGATGTTCAATCGGAAACAGGACGTCCTACCGATCCTGTCAAAATAAATGTTCATAATCCGGAAGTATGTACACTTGCAGGGACGGAAACGTTAATAAATAAGATGACGTCATAATGAACTAAAGCAAGGGTACTTATACAAGTATCAATATGACTATAATATCCATGTAAATAAAGAAGACTGTAAGTTCAGCAAGTCATGAACGTTTACGTTTATAGGATATTTACCCATGCTGCACATAGAAGTGTAACATGAATACTATGAGcagtacatataaatataactaCATCAACTAGTTCCTTACACatggcagccatcttggatgCTACCCCCTGCTAATAGCATGTTTGAAGAGATGCCAAAATGTACTCCCACAAAAGTAACATTATTCACTTGTTTTACTTTAATCACACATGCAAGGTTTCACAACACCGTCTTCGCTAATGGTTCGTGGCGATACtggtaattaattaatagacGTTCTAATAGTCGGTTAGCCTATGCTAGCTAGCAAAGTGGACGACCACTATGTCAAATGAGGAAAGAGGCAAATTGATATTGTTGAACTTTTTATTCTGATGGCTTTTGTTGATGCTTTTCAACCCATGATCTGCGAAAAGAGAAGACAAATTGATCATTATGATGCAATATCACACAAGTAGATTAGCTTTTTGTTTGAATACTGACGCTGTTCATCCAGCTGATGTAAGCAGAGACGCGAGTGAAGACGGTGGGCTTCCTGTAGGCGTTGCATCCAGATGACGACACAAAGCTGGTCACACCGTGCACAACCCATTTGCCGTTGACGCTGCAGTTCAGGGGTCCGCCGGAGTCACCCTGCGGAATCACACAAAACCATTCATAATGACTTGTCTTTTCTTTGCAGTTTGTCACAAAGACTCACAAAGACCAATTCCCAGATGGAGCGTGACTGTGCAAGTCACTGTGCTTTTTAAGCACAAGATAGGAACACTGTAGATGACTTGTGCCCTTGCTGATCAAGCAATTCCCACAATTCTCCTATAAAAATAACTTCCTTGACAGCAAGAGGTCAGCCCACTCAAGAAACTCGAGTCTTTTCTGTCCACACTTTGAATTTCACTCTTGCTGTCTTCATTGCAGGGCGACAACAAGATAAACTTCACATCTCGATTAATAAACATGTTCAGTCACCTGGCAACCAGATTCACTGCCGCCGCCGGCACACACCATGGAGTCCTTCACCGTGCTTCCCCACCAACCATAGCTGGTGCATGTCTTGTGGTCCACCGAGGGCAGGTAGGCCTGCTTCAGCTGGGCAGACAGCTGACCGCCAGCTGGAGAACACAGTGGGAATACCGCATTTAGTAGGAAATCTAACAAATATACTTTAACAAACCTGTAACTATTAAGGCATTCAGTCcgagacatttttcaaaaagcaacCCCTTCCTTACCGGCCATTTCAGAAGATTTTTACTTTGATTTTTGAAGGCagacagaatattgtgttctatggctacatatataaacatggagcctaccaaaagaaagattagactcttgtctttcatcagaaacaaGATTGTTTCTACctgtttccattctttagtaatcagcagtacaacataggtaagtttcaggaaaatgtcagttgccaacaaaaaaaaaatggaaaaatacatggcattacatttcaagcataactttcacctTCACACTATacgacaacataaacaacacaaaaaaggttgTCTTACATCAAAATAACGAATTATTGACAAATATATAACAATGAACTAttcacaattttcacatttggaactaagCTGAGTGTGCCCAAGGTGTGCACGCGTTAAAATGTCCTTAAAATGCCTCACCTTCTGCACACTACACTACTCCATGCTCTTCCACCTTGCTCATCAAATGCACTTCTACCACCTTGCaccatttttatggcttaaaactgcagtGACAGTGACATCTGCAGTTTTAGTGTACAGTTGTGTCTTCACCTCTTTCTGCCCCTTGggcaaaaaaaactgaaagactaaaagtataaagtatgaaaagtataaagtatgtgGTATGTTCAAGTACCAcctaacaaaacacaaaactgaTTCATGAAGACataaaaaatagtcatttttggtatgtgtatgctgtacattttacatgCATTATTATGCATTTGTAAATCACTACCAACTTTGGGTGAATTAGATGCGTTTTCTGCAGAATATCTACTCGTAATTAAGTGAACTGAAAGACAGAAGCTAACTGACTCTGTGTGCGTCCCCATCCGGTGATGTAACAGGGGTTGTTGTGGGGAAGGACCTGGCCAGAGGGGGGGAGGGCACCCAGCTGGACGTAGTTGTTGAGGGAAGCATCAGAGGACAGGCGCAGGAGAGCGATGTCCCACCTAATGCAACATAACTGTTAGTTTATCATACAAACAAGAGATCATttgaatggtgcattcaagggacTTCCAAAAACAGACTACTGACCCTCCAGCAACATTGCTTGGGTTCCACCTGGGGTGCAGGTGGACACGACTCACGCTCATGAACTGCTCTCTGCCCTCATTGCTGTTGATGTTGTGATCTCCCAGAACCACTCGCCAAGTCCTGGAGCTGTTGCAGTGTAGACGTAAAAAAATGGATAGTTTATAGTCAGGATGGCCCAATACCATTTTTTACCCCAGGAACCAGGGACTAAAATGTCCTTGCCTTTTGGTGTAAAATCGTTTTAAAACAGCAATGACTGATGTTGCAAATAttctaacatttataggtcagaaaaatggggaaaaaagcataataggtcgccTTTAAAGATGCTGCTGCTGATAGTGATGATGCTCTCACCGGTCGACACAGTGAGCGGCGGTCATGACCCATCCACGTTTGATGAGAGTTCCTCCACAGGTGTGGTGGAACCTGCTGCCAGATTTGTACTGAAGAGAGATCTAACGGAACAGCAGTAGATCTGGGTTAAAAAGTGCTTTACATGAATTGTTACAGAATGCTAAATAATTCAGAACATAAGCAAGGGGGGATTTTCTTTTGTGACACGTCAGtgattttattatgtattctgTCACTGTTAATCTTTTAAGGTCAATTGATTAAGGTAttcaatcatgattaatcacacttgtccacagttaactcggaattaatcacatttaatcacagatagaaatacgtttttatctataataagtaggggaaatatcTTTTTGGTAAAcaattcgatgtgcaactacaacaaagactacatcaaattttatgtgaagagatatcaatttgggaaatatgggccattatttaaaataattataatatacagTCAATTTTCTACaaccacatttttacatttcttcataatattagcTCTTAAATTCGCCCACAAAGGTTCAGCAAATCCAAAATATGAGCAAGTAAGAACTCTCAAAATAAAATTTGTCTATTTAAGAtgctggttttaaattctaactTTGTGTGAGTAGAACAttcagaaattattattattcaacatTTGCCACAATACACCTTTCCctaatgaaatgtacaaatgaaaataccttaaaacacattttatcttGGAGcaggaaaataataaacatttagtCAAAATTGCTAACTCAATTTAATTTCATACATAGATATTgataattatattacagtaaatataatttgattacaatattgtaaacattatttagaaatcccacagtttttgaatgtttaatgcgagcggcgatttgtcctactttgtttGACTGTTCTTGAACAGAATGTCCATGTTGCCCCATGCAGAGACAGCTGTAttttggatgtatggatgtattttcaTATATTCTCCACCTTTTTTTAACCTCATATTTGTTCCCACATGCtaatactatgtgggaatgcataaaggtaagatttgattaCTTTATGGAGTGCTAGTTAGTTGGGCCactgtgataagtcaaacaaagcgacagtagatacaaataactttggtcttgctacaagagccatctgtcAGGGCTTTGAAGCCAACTTTACAAATCTAaaactcttttctttctccatttccgaTCAATATTTGTAGCTCGTGGCTACAGAGTTGCTGTGGGCCGAGCGTCAAAAACAGGAGGTGCGCATGTTAATCGTGTGTCCAAAAAATTACGGCTGTTAAAGGAAACTGCGtagcaacaaaaacataatataagAAAGTGACAATTTTTAAGATttgaatgttaaaaatgtagcATGGGACCCAAATCAgaccaaataaacaaacacacaaactagTGCCCTTGCAATGGAACCCAATGGGACCCCACACATCACAGGTATAGGTGGCTACAACTGTTAGCAATATTGTTCCATATATTTTGTCTTTCAATAACAAAATGTACCTAACCTGCCAGGGCCAAGAGTTGGGGCTGGCTACCTCGCCTCCAACAACTCTCTCCTCTGCTTCATCATCTTCCAAGAACCTGGGCTGGGGCTCCAGTTCAGCCAGCACTAATCCCAGCAGAGGCACACCATAAGGTAGAGTCAGCCATCATGTATTCAAATGAAGATGGGCAGGAAGAAGCAGACAAATCTTACCCAGGGCGGCAAGAGAGGTCAGCAACAGAAACCTAAGCATGTTTGCAGTCTTTGGGAAAGCAATGCACACTTTTTAGTCCTCTCCTCTTATATTCACTCTTCAAACGCCATCTGTGTGTATCTCACACTTATCACTATATACTAGATGGGACGTGGGTATTCATTAATAGAATAGCTGACTGAGCAATCAATCCAATTTTTCCACTTGTTGTGACATAATAGTGAACCTCTGTGACTAAAAGCATTTTCAGTGAGGCATATAAAAAAACGGCACAGCATAAAAATAGCATTGTTCAGCGGAAAATTGACGTTTAACCAAcaccaaaaatataaacacttttgctcccatttttatGAGCGGAACTCAAAGAGCTAAAACTGTTTCCATCGAACACAAAAGGTACAATCTGTCTAAATCTGTGTTGGTAGAGTATTCATGATTCATCTACCTCACAGTATGATGGGTGCACACTTGTGCCTGAGGTTGGTCAcagtaaaaggccactccaaaatgtgcagacCCCGAAGTGTCCGAGAAACAGTCAGTGTCTGATTTCACCACCGTTTACCTCAAATTCTGTCTACACCGATCCAGAGCATTTCAAACATGTTGCTTGTGGATGAATGACACAACTATGGGTCTCAGGCTCTTGTCACATTATCTCTGTGCATTTAAAATGGCATCAATACCATAAAATGTACCTgcattgtattaaattaaattaaattaaataaaaataaaaataaaaataaaaataaaaataaaaataaaaataaaaataaaaataaaaataaaaataaaaataaaaataaaaataaaaataaaaataaaaataaaaataaaaataaaaataaaacaaacaaaaaaatgatattaggaaagcaggaagtgaacaaatgtaacagttactgattgtaaaagtaccagatggaggggtaggatttaataagctttgcttcttcctactccttttggacatgtggaactgtgaactgattatgtgatgcattcaattgtaatctgatgcatgttcaaatgaaataaaaccattaccattaccatttctcgTTGCAACAATGTCAACATGTATCTCCTgtatgtatgaggtgtgttatgaagcaAAATTACGGTCCCCATAGTACCATCATTAATGTTAGTGCATAATGCTAATGGCGATTGAGGTTGCAGACATATCGTGCctacataatccacactgcttgCTTGTTGTAATTCCAGCAATGATTTACAATCATATATTAACTTGTGTTCACTTCACTGCTAATTTTTACAGATTGTTTCATACAAGTTTCACTTTTGCGTCTTACAGTAACTGCGGCGTATCTAAAGGGGAACTGAACTGGAATTTTGGCATCATTGATAATCCTtaagtgaaacatgaacacatatttttttcccttttctttgtATTCTTgcgcgagaaaacaagttaatatgagctagctaacaatgtatgtCGTGGGAAGTACCTATtataaacctaaaaaaaaatggcaacagtgttccatttacataacggaCTAGTTGCGCCTATGAAGgaaatttttgtaacattttgtaacattttaaattacatgttatcatcagtgtacttaATACATACTCACAGCATGTATGTCAAACGATAAAAtgttaagagttttttttccagagggCTTCATACTCAAAATAGGTatgtcccaatgacatgcattgtaagctagctcacattaagttgtttttattgttaatttgcacaaaaaagggaaagaaatacagTAAGTATTCATTTCTCACATTATGGATGAtggacaattttttaaaaaaagtgcaactcCCTTTGAAGGACTGCCAAAATTTCAACTATTGTTGGCTTTTTCTAAGAGCGATACATGTACGTATGCcatataatttaattgtattacattgtcttaataattactactactaattgctacatagtgtctgaaTGCTCCCAAGTCCCTACTGAGGTGGTACTCATCCCCAATTTTTTCCCACACTACAGCAGTTTGGGACGGGTGATTTATAGCCGCTGCCTGACAAATAATTTTATTGTTATACCACAAACTTGCCGccaaatgccgcaccaatctaaagctttgcAAAGCGCCACCcaggtgagacattttttgaggTACGTTTTGCAGGATGCAAAGAGGATGCAAGAGTTTAGGCTTTCCCTTtcgaaaatgtattaatttaattaaatactgtttattttatgtGGTTTTCATCTATGaaaaagcatttaaaaaaataagtcacTAGTCAAAATTCCGTGAATGACCTTTATTTTGTTAGAATGCAATACAGTGGACCAGAGGACAGGAGAGATGATGGCCTGCTCCGTGTGCTGCCTCTTGAACGTGTGTGTTTACATCATGATCTGCAAACAAGAGAAAATGAAACGAGTGAGGAATACAAAGATGTGACACATCATAGCTGCAGGACGCCACTGACCGAGTCCATCCATTCGATGTAGGCAGACACCCGAGTGAAGACGGTGGGCTTCCTGGGAGCATTGCATCCCAGGCCGGACACAAAGCTGGCGATACCGTGCACGTAGTACTTGCCATAAACCAGGCAGGTCAGAGGGCCACCGGAGTCACCCTGAGGTACAACACCAAAATCCAACAGTTGACTTTCTCTTTCACTTTACTAGTCATTTTACGGTTGGGTGTGGATTTGAATGTCGCAGGGAACTCACATTGCATCCAGACTCGGAGGAACCGCCGGCACACACCATGGAGGTTTTAACGGTGCTGCCCCACCAGCCTGAGCTGGTGCAGGTCTTGTGGTCGACCAGAGGAAGGTAAGCCTGCTTCAGCTGAGGGGACAGACTACCTCCGgctgcacacaaaaacaaaatatatacatgagCAAAAGAGGAATGACACAAGGAAGTGAAATACAAATAAGGCTCAATTTACTGGAGGTGCGTCCC comes from the Doryrhamphus excisus isolate RoL2022-K1 chromosome 18, RoL_Dexc_1.0, whole genome shotgun sequence genome and includes:
- the rdh5 gene encoding retinol dehydrogenase 5 — encoded protein: MEFLYDLLGDNAWLYISATFTVLWIVVWLYRDSLEIEDFADKYVFVTGCDSGFGNLLCRKLDQKGFCVLAGCLTEKGADDLKRMTGPYLKTVLLDVTSQESIQKAMEWTKKEVGDKGLWGIVNNAGRSLPMGPTEWMKVEDFHGTLKVNMHGVIAMTLTFLPLVKKARGRVVNVASVLGRVAANGGGYCISKFAVESFSDCLRRDINYFGVKVCIIEPGFFKTAVTSLEPNERELHRLWNQLSPEVQASYGDKYLDKYIKIQRFIMNAICDADLTKVTNCMEHALTSMYPRTRYSAGWDAKLIWIPLSYMPSCVVDIGLRLVLPRPSKSV
- the LOC131106228 gene encoding elastase-1-like, whose protein sequence is MLRFLLLTSLAALVLAELEPQPRFLEDDEAEERVVGGEVASPNSWPWQISLQYKSGSRFHHTCGGTLIKRGWVMTAAHCVDRSRTWRVVLGDHNINSNEGREQFMSVSRVHLHPRWNPSNVAGGWDIALLRLSSDASLNNYVQLGALPPSGQVLPHNNPCYITGWGRTQTGGQLSAQLKQAYLPSVDHKTCTSYGWWGSTVKDSMVCAGGGSESGCQGDSGGPLNCSVNGKWVVHGVTSFVSSSGCNAYRKPTVFTRVSAYISWMNSIMG